The Pseudomonas cucumis sequence TACCAAACATTAGTCAGTGCTCACGAGTCTTTGCGGGTCGGCTCTTCGACTTTTTGCGCCTGCACATCGATGGTGTGCGGCGGGTTCACGGACTGTGTGGCCTGTGGCTGAACAGGCGGAACCGGTTGGGCCGGGGTCGCTGTCGGGTCAGCCGGTTTCTCGTCGTCGTTCATGGCTTTACGAAAGCCCTTGATCGACTCGCCCACGTCAGTGCCGAGGTTTTTCAGCTTCTTGGTGCCGAACACCAGCACCACGACAACCAGGATGACCACCCAGTGTTTCCAGTCAAAAATGCCCATGTTGCGTTCCTCTCTAAATAGTTGTTCAGGCGGACGGGCGAGAGGCTTTCTCGGCGTGTCCGGACAGACCGAAGCGACGGTCCAGTTCATCGAGCACAGCCTGTGGATGCTGCCCCAGCTGGGCGAGCATGACCATGCTGTGGAACCACAAATCGGCGGTCTCGTAGATCACATCGCTACAGTCACCGCTGATGGCGGCATCCTTGGCGGCAATGATGGTTTCGACCGACTCTTCGCCGACTTTTTCCAGAATCTTGTTCAAGCCCTTGTGGTACAGGCTGGCGACATACGAGCTGTCGGCAGCGGCGCCTTTGCGCTCTTCCAGCACCTGGGCCAGACGGGTCAGGGTGTCACTCATGTGAGGATGTGTCATCAGTCATTTCCTGAGCTGCGCCGGAGCCTGATTTTGTGCAGGGCAAGGCGCGAGGAGTGTGGTTTGGTTGTTCCAAATAAACGACGAGTAACGCAGCCCTGCACAAAATCAGGCCCGGCCCTACGGGTTGTCGGCTCAAAGCGCGCCATGCTGCGTTGCAGGCCTTGGCAAGGAAACGACATTCCCGGCGGCCTGCGCCTTGCCTGGCGCGCTTTGAGCCGGCAACGCAGCTCAGGAAATGACTGATGACACATCCTAATGTCCTGCGGAGTAGATAGCGTGCGGGTCTTTCAGCACCGGGTCGACGGTTTTCCAGTCGCCGTTTTCGAAGACGCGGTAGAAGCAGCTCTGACGGCCGGTATGGCAGGCGATGTCGCCGATTTGCTCAACCATCAGGATGATCACGTCAGCGTCACAGTCCAGGCGCATCTCATGCAGGGTTTGCACGTGACCGGATTCTTCGCCCTTGCGCCACAGCTTGCCACGGGAACGTGACCAGTAAATGGCACGGTTCTCGGCAGCGGTCAATTCCAGCGCTTCGCGGTTCATCCAGGCCATCATCAGGACGCGTCCGGTCTTGTGATCCTGGGCAATCGCCGGCACCAGGCCATCGGCGTCCCACTTGATCTCGTCCAGCCAGTTTTTCATCTTCGACTCCGACGCGGGCTCTACTTCAATAGTTGAGGCCAATGTTCAAATTCAGCGTTCAAACAGTGTGCCAGCCGATTATCCAACTGGCTATCGGCGAACGACCAGATACAAGCCGACCGCCACCATGATTCCGGCGGGCCAGTGCCCCAGTTCGTTCAACGGGCCACCGGCGGCGAGTATCGTGCCACCGGCCAAATGAGCGGTGCCGAGCAACCGCAGGAACCAGTCGTCCTTGCGCTTGTGCCAAGGAGGCGGCGGGTCGTTGGCGTGGGGCTGGGACATGCGCTCGAGCAGATCGCGGGCCATGTTGGCCAGATGCGGGATCTGCTCGAACTGGCTCTGTACGTTGCCTAACAAGGCTTTGGGGCTGACGCGCTCGCGCATCCAGCGCTCGAGGAACGGCTGGGCGGTGTTCCACAGATCGAGGTCTGGGTACAGCTGACGGCCCAGGCCTTCGATGTTCAACAGGGTTTTTTGCAGCAAGACCAACTGCGGCTGCACTTCCATATTGAAGCGTCGAGCGGTCTGGAACAGGCGCATCAGCACCTGGCCGAACGAAATATCTTTTAACGGTTTTTCGAAGATCGGCTCGCACACGGTACGGATCGCCGCTTCGAATTCGTTGAGTTTGGTTTCTGCCGGCACCCAGCCCGAATCGATGTGCAACTGCGCGACACGACGGTAATCACGTTTGAAGAACGCGAACAGGTTGCGCGCCAGATAGTCCTGGTCTTCCGGGGTCAGGCTGCCGACGATGCCGCAGTCGATCGCGATGTACTGCGGGCTCCAAGGTTGTACGGTGCTGACGAAGATGTTGCCGGGGTGCATGTCGGCGTGGAAGAAGCTGTCGCGGAACACCTGGGTGAAAAAGATCTCCACGCCACGCTCGGCGAGCATTTTCATGTCGGTGCGCTGGTCGGCCAGGGTCGCGAGGTCGGTGACCTGAATCCCGTAGATGCGCTCCATCACCAGCACTTTCGGCCGGCACCAGTCCCAATAGACTTGCGGTACATACAGCAGCGGCGAACCTTCGAAGTTGCGCTTCAGCTGGCTGGCGTTAGCCGCCTCGCGCAGCAGGTCGAGTTCGTCGTAGATGGTTTTTTCGTAGTCGCTGACCACGTCCACCGGGTGCAGCAAGCGAGCATCGGCCGAGAGTTTTTCCGCCGCGCGGGCGAGGATGAACAGCCACGCCAGGTCTTGGGCAATGATCGGTTTCAGGCCCGGGCGAATCACTTTGACGACGACTTCTTCACCGGATTTCAGCTGCGCGGCATGCACCTGCGCCACCGAAGCCGAGGCCAGCGGTTCAACGTCGAAACGACTGAATACTTCACTGATTTTTTTGCCGAGCTGCTCTTCGATCAGCCGGATCGACACTTGCGAGTCGAACGGCGGTACGCGGTCCTGCAGCTTCATCAGCTCATCGGCGATGTCTTCGGGCAGCAGGTCGCGGCGCGTCGAAAGAATCTGACCGAACTTGATGAAAATCGGCCCCAGGTCCTGCAACGCCAGGCGCAGTCGCGCCCCACGGCTCAGCTCCAGCGTCTTGCGCGGGAACCAGCGCCACGGCAAGGCGTAGCGCAGCGCCAGCAGAAACCAGGGCAGTGGCAGGGCGAACAGCAGGTCATCGAGGCGGTAGCGGATCACAACGCGCTGGATGCGCAACAAACGGCGGACGGCAAGCAGCTTCATGCGTTATCGCTTGGGTCGAGGGATCGGAAAAGGCGCTCGAAACGCGCCTCGAGACGTTCCAGATCGAGCTTGATCTGGTCCAGTTCATTGAAACGGGCATCAGCTTCGCGCTGACCGACGAGGGCGCGCGATTCTTCGGCCAGGTATTCGCCCAGGTTCTGGTTCAGGCTGGCGAACCCCTGCTGATACCAGCGTGCACGGCTGCGCAGGTGACCGCCGACCAGTTGCGTGGCCACAGGTCCCAGCCAGCGCGAGAGCTCGTACTCCCAGTCCAGTTCGAGGTCCTGAAGGATCGCCGCCAGTTCCAGCAGCACGCCACTGTCGCCGTCGAGTTCGACTTCCGGGGCATGCAGAACTGAAGTCTTGTCCTTGCTCGTCGCTAGTCTCAGCAGGCTTGAGGCCGGTGCGCGCAAAGTGCAGTCGGCACCGGTTTCCCACTGGGAGGCGAGCATCAGGCCTTCATCGCTGGGCAGGATAAACAGTTGCAACGCCGGGCTGCGGCAGTCGACGGCAATCACCTTGCCGCTCAAATGCGCCAGCCGCGGCAGCGCCGTGCTGTCGAGACGCAGCACCCGGTTCAGACCGAGCTCAACGCTGGCGAGCAGGCCGGCCAGCAACATCAGGGCTTGATGCCGCGGTGCAAGGCGACGATGCCTGCGGTCATGTTGTGGTACGTCACGCGGTCGAAACCGGCCTCGACCATCATCGACTTCAGGGTTTCCTGATTCGGGTGCATGCGGATCGATTCGGCCAGGTAACGATAGCTTTCCGAATCATTGGTGATCAGCTTGCCCATCAACGGCATGAAGGCGAACGAATAAGCGTCGTAGGCTTTGGACATCAGCGCATTGGTCGGCTTGGAGAATTCCAGCACCAGTAAACGGCCGCCCGGTTTCAGCACGCGCAGCATCGAGCGCAGGGCGTCTTCTTTATGCGTCACGTTGCGCAGACCGAAAGCGATGGTGACGCAATCGAAATGGTTGTCCGGGAACGGCAGTTTTTCAGCGTCGGCCTGGACGAATTCGACGTTGCCGGACACACCCAGATCCAGCAGGCGGTCACGACCGACCTTGAGCATGGATTCGTTGATGTCGGCCAACACTACCTGACCCGTCGGTCCCACAAGATGCGAAAACTTGCGGGTCAGGTCACCAGTACCACCGGCGATGTCCAGCACGCGGTTACCGGTACGCACACCCGACAGCTCGATCGCGAAACGCTTCCACAGACGGTGCATACCGCCCGACAGGAGGTCGTTCATCAGGTCGTACTTGGCGGCTACCGAGTGGAAAACCTCAGCGACTTTTTCCGCTTTCTGGCTTTCCGGAACGTTTTTGAAGCCGAAGTGAGTGGTGGGTTCGGCATCGCTGCCTTTGCGCTGATCAGTCATA is a genomic window containing:
- a CDS encoding twin-arginine translocase TatA/TatE family subunit translates to MGIFDWKHWVVILVVVVLVFGTKKLKNLGTDVGESIKGFRKAMNDDEKPADPTATPAQPVPPVQPQATQSVNPPHTIDVQAQKVEEPTRKDS
- a CDS encoding phosphoribosyl-ATP diphosphatase encodes the protein MSDTLTRLAQVLEERKGAAADSSYVASLYHKGLNKILEKVGEESVETIIAAKDAAISGDCSDVIYETADLWFHSMVMLAQLGQHPQAVLDELDRRFGLSGHAEKASRPSA
- the hisI gene encoding phosphoribosyl-AMP cyclohydrolase; protein product: MKNWLDEIKWDADGLVPAIAQDHKTGRVLMMAWMNREALELTAAENRAIYWSRSRGKLWRKGEESGHVQTLHEMRLDCDADVIILMVEQIGDIACHTGRQSCFYRVFENGDWKTVDPVLKDPHAIYSAGH
- the ubiB gene encoding ubiquinone biosynthesis regulatory protein kinase UbiB translates to MKLLAVRRLLRIQRVVIRYRLDDLLFALPLPWFLLALRYALPWRWFPRKTLELSRGARLRLALQDLGPIFIKFGQILSTRRDLLPEDIADELMKLQDRVPPFDSQVSIRLIEEQLGKKISEVFSRFDVEPLASASVAQVHAAQLKSGEEVVVKVIRPGLKPIIAQDLAWLFILARAAEKLSADARLLHPVDVVSDYEKTIYDELDLLREAANASQLKRNFEGSPLLYVPQVYWDWCRPKVLVMERIYGIQVTDLATLADQRTDMKMLAERGVEIFFTQVFRDSFFHADMHPGNIFVSTVQPWSPQYIAIDCGIVGSLTPEDQDYLARNLFAFFKRDYRRVAQLHIDSGWVPAETKLNEFEAAIRTVCEPIFEKPLKDISFGQVLMRLFQTARRFNMEVQPQLVLLQKTLLNIEGLGRQLYPDLDLWNTAQPFLERWMRERVSPKALLGNVQSQFEQIPHLANMARDLLERMSQPHANDPPPPWHKRKDDWFLRLLGTAHLAGGTILAAGGPLNELGHWPAGIMVAVGLYLVVRR
- a CDS encoding ubiquinone biosynthesis accessory factor UbiJ; its protein translation is MLLAGLLASVELGLNRVLRLDSTALPRLAHLSGKVIAVDCRSPALQLFILPSDEGLMLASQWETGADCTLRAPASSLLRLATSKDKTSVLHAPEVELDGDSGVLLELAAILQDLELDWEYELSRWLGPVATQLVGGHLRSRARWYQQGFASLNQNLGEYLAEESRALVGQREADARFNELDQIKLDLERLEARFERLFRSLDPSDNA
- the ubiE gene encoding bifunctional demethylmenaquinone methyltransferase/2-methoxy-6-polyprenyl-1,4-benzoquinol methylase UbiE, with translation MTDQRKGSDAEPTTHFGFKNVPESQKAEKVAEVFHSVAAKYDLMNDLLSGGMHRLWKRFAIELSGVRTGNRVLDIAGGTGDLTRKFSHLVGPTGQVVLADINESMLKVGRDRLLDLGVSGNVEFVQADAEKLPFPDNHFDCVTIAFGLRNVTHKEDALRSMLRVLKPGGRLLVLEFSKPTNALMSKAYDAYSFAFMPLMGKLITNDSESYRYLAESIRMHPNQETLKSMMVEAGFDRVTYHNMTAGIVALHRGIKP